A single region of the Candidatus Paceibacterota bacterium genome encodes:
- a CDS encoding antibiotic biosynthesis monooxygenase, which produces MKSTPRRAGELVQALRLLIRQARAEKGFITCRLCLEADSADTICYEERWESQKDFEEQARSPRYVQLLALMERATEPPSLEFHFVSETRGLEYLASLRGNE; this is translated from the coding sequence ATGAAAAGTACCCCGCGACGTGCGGGGGAATTAGTTCAAGCGCTGCGCTTGCTGATCAGGCAGGCACGCGCTGAGAAGGGGTTTATCACATGCCGACTCTGCCTCGAGGCTGATAGCGCAGACACAATTTGCTACGAAGAACGCTGGGAGTCCCAGAAGGACTTCGAAGAACAGGCGCGCTCACCGCGCTATGTCCAGCTTCTTGCGCTGATGGAACGCGCTACGGAACCGCCTTCGCTGGAGTTTCACTTTGTCTCCGAAACACGGGGATTGGAATATCTTGCGAGCTTGCGCGGCAATGAGTAA